Proteins from one Arthrobacter sp. Soc17.1.1.1 genomic window:
- the fliS gene encoding flagellar export chaperone FliS: MLQMNGYQAKRSQYVQDAVLSATPAGLLTMLYDRLLLDLARAGAAQEAGDWSVASENLLHAQDIVGELMSSLRTDVWDGAAGLMSLYTYVRQTLVEANTRRDRTRTAECAEILEPLRQAWHEAASTGRPAAVAQGQSQSQDAPRSLGVLGVG; this comes from the coding sequence ATGCTGCAGATGAACGGATACCAGGCCAAGCGCTCGCAGTACGTGCAGGACGCCGTCCTGTCGGCGACACCTGCCGGGCTGCTGACCATGCTCTACGACCGGCTGCTGCTCGACCTCGCCCGGGCCGGTGCCGCCCAGGAAGCGGGGGACTGGTCCGTGGCAAGCGAGAACCTGCTGCATGCCCAGGACATCGTCGGCGAGCTCATGTCCTCGCTCCGCACCGACGTGTGGGACGGCGCCGCCGGTCTCATGTCCCTCTACACCTACGTACGCCAGACGCTCGTCGAGGCCAACACCCGGCGGGACCGCACCAGGACCGCCGAGTGCGCCGAGATCCTGGAGCCGCTGCGCCAGGCATGGCACGAGGCGGCGAGCACGGGCCGGCCTGCCGCCGTCGCCCAGGGCCAGAGCCAGAGCCAGGATGCGCCGCGGTCCCTCGGAGTCCTCGGCGTTGGCTGA
- a CDS encoding flagellar basal body rod protein FlgB, with protein sequence MLDSVSSLAMRSALDGLALRQRVTANNIANVNTPGFHARRVSFEDALARSVSMGNGSAQATTETSLEPTRLNGSNVNLDTETLSNIDTVLRFQFAARAVEGPFTSIRTALRTS encoded by the coding sequence GTGCTCGATTCCGTGTCCTCGCTCGCCATGCGCAGCGCCCTCGACGGGCTCGCCCTGCGCCAGCGCGTCACTGCGAACAACATCGCGAACGTCAACACCCCAGGCTTCCATGCCCGGCGCGTCAGCTTCGAGGACGCCCTGGCCCGCTCGGTGTCGATGGGGAACGGCAGCGCGCAGGCCACCACGGAGACGTCCCTCGAACCGACCCGGCTGAACGGCAGCAACGTCAACCTCGACACGGAGACCCTCTCGAACATCGACACCGTGCTGCGCTTCCAGTTCGCCGCCCGCGCCGTCGAGGGGCCTTTCACCAGCATCCGCACCGCCCTCAGGACGTCCTGA
- a CDS encoding flagellar basal body rod protein FlgC, with translation MTFDAIGISGTGLTLHRKWLDAVADNMANANTVTSTDGAAFQQRYITARADESGQGAYVAGAEFGSAEGRLVHEPDHPLADEDGYVRYPDIDMSAQMGQLIMAQRGYQANAAVVDRAKATYEAALQIGRS, from the coding sequence ATGACCTTCGACGCGATCGGCATCTCCGGCACCGGCCTCACCCTGCACCGCAAGTGGCTCGACGCCGTCGCTGACAACATGGCCAACGCCAACACGGTCACCTCCACAGACGGCGCCGCCTTCCAGCAGCGCTACATCACGGCGCGCGCCGACGAGAGCGGGCAGGGCGCCTATGTGGCCGGGGCCGAGTTCGGCAGCGCCGAGGGCCGCCTGGTGCACGAACCCGACCACCCCCTCGCGGACGAGGACGGCTACGTCCGCTACCCCGACATCGACATGAGTGCCCAGATGGGGCAGCTCATCATGGCGCAGCGTGGCTACCAGGCCAACGCCGCCGTCGTCGACCGTGCGAAGGCCACCTACGAGGCCGCCCTCCAGATTGGACGTTCCTGA
- the fliE gene encoding flagellar hook-basal body complex protein FliE, translating to MPIPAIGAVQPAATSYLPSVGTDPVSDAGGQGFATSLTSAVDNVRSLQSTSSELAVQAVTGDLTDIHNATLASTRAQVTLELVAAVRNKGVDAFNEIMRMQA from the coding sequence ATGCCCATTCCCGCGATCGGCGCGGTCCAGCCCGCCGCCACCTCCTACCTGCCGTCCGTCGGCACGGACCCGGTGTCCGACGCCGGCGGGCAGGGCTTCGCCACGTCGCTCACGTCCGCCGTGGACAACGTGCGGTCCCTGCAGTCGACGTCCAGCGAGCTCGCCGTGCAGGCCGTCACCGGCGACCTGACCGACATCCACAACGCCACCCTCGCCTCCACGCGCGCCCAGGTGACGCTGGAGCTCGTCGCGGCCGTCCGGAACAAGGGCGTTGACGCCTTCAACGAGATCATGAGGATGCAGGCCTGA
- the fliF gene encoding flagellar basal-body MS-ring/collar protein FliF, producing MPTPLSATATRLGDAVKSFTIAQRTIAIIGVAVLVLGGIALTSWLSKPSYTPLFSGLSGEDASTIVDQLQTDGVPYELTQGGGTILVPEGAVYDQRIKAASAGLPSSSTGGYSLLDDMGVTSSEFQQSTTYKRALEGELAATVSAIEGVKTATVRLAIPEDTVFVAEQGKPTASVFVETSPGTTLSGDQVQAITHLTSASIDRMDAADVAVIDAEGRVLSAVGVGATGGADQQASDYEQRIQASVQSMLDRVVGAGNATVAVAADMKLESAERVEESFTTPDNAPALNESTTTEAYEGAGGGNAGILGPDNIAVPEDGANGDGTFNSETSTRNNAVNKTTESTTVPAGGINRQTVSVAVNQGATANMDAEALTALVSSAAGIDTERGDVVTVEELPFNEAGADAAADALGEAEAAQAEQQRADLIRTLSIVAAILLVAIVALIIYARRSRRQRREPLDLGELQGVYPALPGPGTPALDPAVALISPLEPAPNTTTIDVAAVQSALQAGSAESELDRMRADIDALATQDPAKTAEFLRSMMDDRQSV from the coding sequence ATGCCCACCCCCCTGTCCGCCACGGCGACCCGCCTCGGCGACGCCGTGAAGAGCTTCACCATCGCCCAGCGCACCATCGCCATCATCGGCGTCGCCGTGCTCGTGCTCGGCGGGATCGCGCTCACGTCCTGGCTGTCCAAGCCCTCCTACACGCCCCTGTTCTCCGGGCTCAGCGGCGAGGACGCCAGCACCATCGTGGACCAGCTGCAGACCGACGGCGTGCCGTACGAGCTCACCCAGGGCGGCGGCACCATCCTCGTCCCCGAGGGCGCCGTGTACGACCAGCGGATCAAGGCGGCCTCGGCGGGCCTCCCGTCGTCGTCCACCGGGGGGTACTCGCTGCTCGACGACATGGGGGTGACCTCCTCCGAGTTCCAGCAGTCCACCACCTACAAGCGCGCCCTGGAGGGTGAGCTCGCCGCCACCGTGTCCGCGATCGAGGGCGTCAAGACCGCCACCGTGCGCCTCGCCATCCCCGAGGACACGGTGTTCGTCGCGGAGCAGGGCAAGCCCACGGCCTCGGTGTTCGTCGAGACGAGCCCGGGCACCACGCTCTCGGGCGACCAGGTGCAGGCCATCACCCACCTGACGTCCGCCTCGATCGACCGCATGGACGCCGCGGACGTCGCCGTGATCGACGCCGAGGGCCGCGTGCTCTCCGCCGTCGGCGTCGGCGCCACCGGGGGTGCCGACCAGCAGGCGTCCGACTACGAGCAGCGCATCCAGGCGTCCGTGCAGTCGATGCTGGACCGCGTGGTCGGAGCCGGCAACGCCACCGTCGCCGTGGCCGCGGACATGAAGCTCGAGAGCGCCGAGCGGGTCGAGGAGAGCTTCACGACCCCCGACAACGCGCCCGCCCTCAACGAATCCACCACCACCGAGGCCTATGAGGGGGCCGGTGGAGGGAACGCCGGCATCCTCGGACCGGACAACATCGCCGTCCCCGAAGACGGTGCGAACGGTGACGGCACCTTCAACTCGGAGACCAGCACGCGCAACAACGCCGTGAACAAGACCACCGAGTCCACCACGGTGCCGGCCGGCGGCATCAACCGCCAGACCGTCTCCGTCGCGGTGAACCAGGGCGCCACGGCCAACATGGACGCCGAGGCGCTGACGGCCCTCGTCTCCAGCGCCGCAGGGATCGACACCGAGCGCGGGGACGTGGTGACGGTCGAGGAGCTCCCCTTCAACGAGGCGGGGGCGGACGCCGCCGCGGATGCGCTCGGCGAAGCCGAGGCGGCGCAGGCGGAGCAGCAGCGCGCGGACCTCATCCGCACACTGTCGATCGTCGCGGCCATCCTCCTCGTGGCCATCGTCGCCCTCATCATCTACGCCCGCAGGTCACGCCGCCAGCGGCGCGAACCGCTCGACCTCGGCGAACTGCAGGGCGTCTACCCGGCCCTTCCCGGTCCCGGCACGCCCGCACTCGACCCGGCCGTCGCACTCATCAGTCCGCTGGAACCCGCCCCGAACACCACCACGATCGACGTCGCCGCGGTGCAGAGCGCCCTGCAGGCCGGCTCGGCGGAATCCGAGCTGGACCGCATGCGCGCCGACATCGACGCCCTCGCCACGCAGGACCCCGCGAAGACGGCCGAGTTCCTGCGCAGCATGATGGATGACAGGCAGAGCGTATGA